In Candidatus Zixiibacteriota bacterium, the DNA window ACCCAGGACGACCTGGCAGATATAATCGTCAAGATCGCAAACGCAGTCTACAAGCAGAAAGAAGAAGTGCTCGGTTCCGAGACGATGCGACAGGTTGAGCGGATGGCTTTCTTGTCGACAATTACCGAGATGTGGAAAGATCATCTCTATGAAATGGATCAATTGCGCACCGGTATCGGCATGCGCTCCTATGCCCAGCGCGACCCGCTGGTGGAATACAAAAAAGAGGCTTACCGGATGTTCGCGGAGCTTCTGGAGGATATCGACAAACAGGCGGTACGGTTCTGCTTTTTGATGCAACCGGCCGACCAGGGCGAAATCAGCCGTCGCCGAAAAGAAGAACTTGCAGCCCAGAAAGCCCAGCACAAGAAAAAAGAATCACTCGGGTTCCGGGCTCCCCAGGGCGCTGTGCAGGCCGAGGGCAAGCAAGTCGAGGATGACACTCCTGAACAGGGCAAGCCGAAACCATTCAAGCGCAGAGGAAAAAAGATCGGCAGAAATGATCCCTGTCCCTGCGGTTCGGGTAAAAAATACAAGAAATGCTGTGGCAGGAATGTCTGATTTAGAGGGTGCTATATTTACGATACTGATTTAGTGCTCATGATTGTGGTGATCTTCTTCATGAGTATCTGATTCCGTTTTTGCTTTTCCGCTGGATTCTGCCTGCAAATTTTTGATGGTTTTTTCGGTCCAGTTATAAATGGTTTCTTTGTCTTTATCGCTGGGTTTGCTGTCTGGATGCATAATTGTATATATCTTCAGGGGCATCTCATCTTCTTCGATAACCTCATTGATTTCCTCAGCCAGATGGATTTTGTCTGATGCCGGATAATTTTTCCAATCCGAAAAGTTAAGGTGTTCTCTACCCTCGTGGACATCGGAAGCGACCAGCCATGAAAACGGGGCTACATAGCTGTAGAGTGGCCACTCTGTATGGTTGGAATGGCAGTCGTAGCATTTCGCTTTGAATATCACGATAGCCGAATCATGACCGGTGATTTCAGCCTTCGTTTCCGGATTACTCCGGTCAACCGG includes these proteins:
- the secA gene encoding preprotein translocase subunit SecA (functions in protein export; can interact with acidic membrane phospholipids and the SecYEG protein complex; binds to preproteins; binds to ATP and undergoes a conformational change to promote membrane insertion of SecA/bound preprotein; ATP hydrolysis appears to drive release of the preprotein from SecA and deinsertion of SecA from the membrane; additional proteins SecD/F/YajC aid SecA recycling; exists in an equilibrium between monomers and dimers; may possibly form higher order oligomers; proteins in this cluster correspond SecA1; SecA2 is not essential and seems to play a role in secretion of a subset of proteins); this encodes TQDDLADIIVKIANAVYKQKEEVLGSETMRQVERMAFLSTITEMWKDHLYEMDQLRTGIGMRSYAQRDPLVEYKKEAYRMFAELLEDIDKQAVRFCFLMQPADQGEISRRRKEELAAQKAQHKKKESLGFRAPQGAVQAEGKQVEDDTPEQGKPKPFKRRGKKIGRNDPCPCGSGKKYKKCCGRNV